ctaaaggttaagaaatcaggcgaattagtgaggaggctcgcggcccgcctcaactaatccttaaccatcacgcgggtcgcctaaggttaagatttcaggatttttaaatctttttgcaatgattgcagaatccGACCATTAATAACGagatctttcgtaatgatttacctgacctttcgggtttgaaggggtaactttgcggtttggccctcggttatttaccgataggggcctcgtgttatttacccgcattattaagtccccggtttatttattaattatattggaaagccttaactttctctgttgacgcttttaacccttcttctacgaattcgatcgtaactttctcgtttcatatcgaaacttcgcgaaattcatatatattattttagtgagggtataataccgttacaaagtctttggaacgttaaagggtcactcagaggtattattaaacatgttgacacagttaacccctggagtttgtaatctctcactttcttccgcgtttaatttttgtacgatctataatttattcgtttgaaggtttaagcattatttagggatactatacagtatttttacccttgttgacatttataaccctcgaatttatatactttcaaggtttgtcaaaattagtcctttatttattatagatgccacgtgtaaacaaatgacacgtgttaacacatcattggacacaaaaattcgaggtgttacatgtgtAATCCTTgtgacatatatccaccacaataatgctATCATAAATAtcatacgaataagaaaactaccagaaacgagtGCCGCAATGCAAAGTGTCACCCCCGCCGCATCACGCGGGCACCCTACGAATATAGTAAGTATATTGATAGATATTGAATCCGAATGTATTCTTGGTTTAGGCCATTTGAGCTTATTTCAATTTAGATAGTTGGGCCAGGACCAATAACTTTTCAAATGCACGGACAACAATATGAACTTCCGTAAGATGTTGGGCTGATTTTATAATATCAACTTATTTCATTTAGTCGTTGGTAAAGGACTTTATAAAGCTCGCTCAATAAAAGCTCGAGCcaagctcggctcgtttaaaTTTTCATCGTTTAAATAAACCACATATTTATTGtcttttatttattgtttttttttctattttcatCCTTAATAATCTTTGATTAAAGTTAATACCAATTTATTTGATGTTTATCTTCTTTGTGCCATATGTACTCTTTATTTCGTTAAATTTTGTCTAAAATTGACACGCACACTACATATGTTAAGTGTTTTAGTTCTTCAATGTATTGTGCTTAATGTGTTTTGAGTATGAAATATGGTTTATAAACATtttaaaaggttttttttttctacaaAACAAGTGCGTATAGAGTACATGATGTGTGCGCATCCACCTCTTGTCTCGGCTCAAGGGACACTATCGCCTCAGTGCGCCTCACACCTCTTAAAACACATTGCACATCATATATGTAAGTAAGGATGGTGTTCTCCTTGTTTACATGAATTAGCGATTCTCATATTTGTCGTGTTATCAAACAAATACAACCCAAATTGACAAATCGCCCCTTTTCATATGAACGGTTGAGATTGCCACCTCTACGCTAAACCAAAGATGAAAATGTTGGATTATAGACATGTTTTAATTATCAAGATATAGCTACATATACAAGTAGTGATGCAATATTTGAAGCCGGTTTTGAAACCCAAATAATGATCAATAGAAAAGAAAGCAAAAAACAAAGTGATCTATCTCAAAACAATTCTATGAGCCTTCAACAAGGTGCATTGAGATAATATTCCTATGTGGAGGCCGGATGACATTCGATATTCGGCTACTGGTATATGCAGCTGTATCTCCTCCTTAACTGAATGAATGAAGTGGTTTGTTCTGGAAGTTGCCCCAAACAACAATTATGGTTAGATACTCAGATATACTAGCTGACATACAATATACTAAATTACTTAATTGAACAATTTTATTTAGCTATACTAACTAAATAATAACAAACTAATATTTTGAGAAAgggtaaaatgccattttcgtccctgaggtttggccacttttcgactttcgtccgcatgtttgttttttcgcatctggatccaaaaggtttgaaattttgccaATTTTatccgactcgttaactccatccatctTTTCCGTTATATGTGGGCCATTTCCGTCCTTTTAGACttctttttttattaaaataaagagtaaattactttttgagtccctgtgttttagtggttttaaccacttgagtccaaaatcaaaacgtttaacgccctgagtccctagccatttattttataacgttttgagtccaattttgttcattttgtAACGGTTTGAGTCtaattatgttaaaaaaattggactcaaaaggactcaaatggttataaaaaaagtgtctagggactcagggcgttaaacattttgattttggactcaaatggttaaaaccactaaaacacaaggattcaaaaagtaatttactctaaaataaaaaaaaaaaactaagaaataaagatccacatctgttgactttctccccacccaaaccctttaatcatcacaaaaatgtataaaaagacgaaaatacccctgacttaacgttaaaaaatggatggagttaacgaaaACAAACCTgcggacgaaagtcgcaaaagtagccaaaccacagggacgaaaatgacattttactctttgagaaaagaatttgggttTGTTCTCTTTTGTAAATGTATCAAAATGAATATGTGCTAAAATCTCAGACCGTGTGATTTCTAGAAGAAGAGTATAGGAATCGCGAACCTTTACAGTGTTCGGTTTTTACTTTTCAGATAAAATGGTCTTCTTAGCATCAAGAGAGAGCACTCCAGTTCATCAGCTTTGTGAACTGAACGACATCATTTGAAAGATTTACGTTAGACAACGATGCAAAACTTAACGATGACTACTCTGTTGAGGCTATTTGGAACTACAAGTAAATTAACATGTATAAAATATAAGGCTAAAACCTGAGATGTCTTGAGTTCCAGCTCATCCCACTCCTGTGATGAACAACTTCCTTCCACTATCCCAGTTCCCGCGTATATTAACGCCCCAAGCCCCTATCAATATGATTTTAACATGAAACTGCATAAGAATGCTTGTAGTTATCACGGaaattatatatactataaatctgCTATTTTGTCACGTCAACCAactttggcccctcaactttggCATTAACCAACTTTAGCCCTTCAACTTTAATAAAGACATGTTTAGCCCTTCAACTTTGATAATGACATGTTTAGTCCCTTAActaaaacaactttagcccctctactttaataataaacaactttagcctctcaactttaataatgacaggtttagccccttaactagaactttagcccctcaactttaataataaacaactttagtccctgaactttaataatgacatgtttaaccccttaactaaaacatcaaacaacttttACTCTCgcgatttgcttatttttatctacgtttcgaaCCCGCTGCGAAGCGGACGGTAACCTACTCAAGcaatcaatcaatcatacccagtaaaatcccacaaatagcacagctattggtagggtctggggagggggatgtaggcacaccttacctctacccctagggatagagaggctgcttccagtgagaccctcggctccaaaacacccaagaaagaaataaatagaacatgaggggtgtgtgtgtgtgtgtgtgtgtatgaagcTACCAATATAACATGAGTGGTGAAAGAGTGCATGGTAAACAAGACAAATATAACAACACAAACAACCTATACACATAGTTACATATCTACGACCATACACTACACCTAAAAACACAATTTTACCCTCCCCTAGAAATCCTTAACCTTAAGTTTACTCTACTTTAGTCCAGAGCATACTCTACTCAAAATGGGAAAAATTCCCATAGTCAACTTGATGCTAATTTGCTTCAGGATATCAAATAAAATTATTATGAACGGGAAATACTTACTCACCTTTTGAACCAAGGCTGACCTTATACCAACCGCAAACTCACTCTCTCCTCCTCCGAACCACCCAACGGGGCCAGCATACATTCCTCGGTCAAAGTTTTCTGAAAAAAAAGGTGCATTTATTTTGGGACAACccgaaaaaaaaaggaaaaaaaaactgTTACATATACAAGAATCAGGGAATATAAAGGTTAAAAAGAGAAGCACGGTTTGTTTTAacaagagaagaagatgaaggaaTATACATGTACCAGTTTCTGCTATCAGTACTCGTGCTTCTTCAGTAGGGAATCCACACACAGCTGGTGTTGGATGAAGCGAAGACAAAATATCAAACTGCATGGAGTCAAAACTTATTTTACGTATTTGAAGAACGAACTTTATATTTGAATTAAACTGCAACCATGCAAATACGAATGAACACAACAAACATTTTTGCTTTATTTACTGAGATCCTGTGATAAGatctttttatcatttttttaccTTCCGTATAAAGGTTAAACAGCAATTTGTTGTCTTCACCAAAACCAGAGGTAGCGGTTTTGTCCCATTTACTTATAAATAGGTCAACTTTGTATATGTTTTATATCTAATGAGTCAATCAAATATTTCGCAAAAATGAAATGGTTAAACGGGTGGAAAGTCCCTTAAAGTGTTTTCTAACGCGTATTGCCCACTGGATTGCTTTATTAAAATATTTAATGTGTTAAGTAATTATATACAAAATTTCAAGGGGACAAAAAGTGTGTCGGTCAACCCAACAGATAACCACTTTAAGTTGTTACCCAACGCACCCATTTTGCGAGTATTTGTCATTTTACATAATTATGAAACTGCATCTTCTTAGACTATGAATTACGATATAAACTTTATTGGTTTCAAGACCACTTGGAAGGCTATGGGTCAAGTTCGCCCCCTCTGACCCATGACCCGTTATGACCTGACCCAACCCGTTTGCCAGTCCTAATATAAAGCATACCTCATCATCTTCACTTCTTAGTCTGCCTCTTATTCGAGCATAAAGGTGTTGTACTCTTGAGAGCTTTCGAATTGTTTTCTCTGGTTCAACCAATATTGTTGTGCAGACAGCCTACAGAGTCGAACAGATGCATTTACCCACTCGCGTActtgcacacacacacacacacacacaaactcccAACTGAGTAATGTTTCATGTTTACCTCTAAGTTTCTTTTTATGCACTCCCGTACAATAGAGAACTCCTTGTCATCCTTAGAGCTGCAAAAGGTAACGGAAAAGAAAACATTATAATTACACTATTATAGTGATTTAGAGGATGTTTGGATAGTAAATAGTAACTTTAAATAATCAGATCTTATTAATCAGCTATAACGAATCGAGGTGGAGATAGTTTATTGGCTATTCTTGTATGAATTTGCATAATCTAACTATCAATTATTTGAAATGACCAAAAAGGACATTCTTGGGAAAACATGAGATATGTCTTGTGAGATTGAGAGTAAAAAGTCAGGTTGGGTATTCATGTAATTTTATGGACAATAACTTGTTTTGCAGCTAGCATAAAACCAATTATCCAAAACTGATAGTTTGATCGCTTAATAATCGATTGTCAAACTCGTAGTCAATACATCCAAATATTAAAGCTGGTTAAAAATATATCTCAATTCAAGCTATAACCTGTAAAGTAAATCTAGGGCTATCTGCAGATCAAGGGCTTTTGAGTCACCTCTGGCCCGGGTTCCAGCCATTGCCTCGCTATAAATATCGAATCTGTTTCGATGAAATAACTGCTCTGGCTATCATGAAGGATCAAGCAAGTGATTAAGAGAACACAGAAAATCAGAAATAATGAAATATCAATTGCATCAACTACTTATTTGGATTgtgaatatatattttaatattttatgcAATGTGGCTGCACTTACAGTGTTCCCTATAAAGGAAGGTGCATCAGGAGGCTGAAGACAGAACTGATAAGCATTTTCACTCTCAACCTACAACCCACCCTATAGTAAGTAAATAAATGgattaaaaaataaagaaaaaaattatCAATGTAAGAGCACCTGTAAAGTTGCCAACCATGTCAAAGGATCAATATCAGGGGCGGTCCTAATTACGCTGCTACGTGCAAGCACAACCTATAAAACTCAAATGAGCGAAGAGAACAaatcatagttgtcaatagcggctatagcgaccgctaAAGCGCGCTATGTAGCGAAGCGACCAAGTGTCGCTATTTTGGTCATAGCGATCAATAGCGTGAATCGCgacagttagtttttttttttttttttttgatgtaaatagcaattagatatagctataaaatagctggaatctataggtttttgttaaatatacatgtaaaatagcatatataccaacgtattttgatataatatacatataaaaattttcaaaattccttttCTGGTGTATCGCTATATGTAAAATAGcggtcgctattcgctatgtagcatataggtcccttgtcgctatttgtcgctatttgctattaacaactatggaaCAAATTACTACAGATATCGATATTATGTTTCCAGAAATATGTTATCGTTTTGAAACTTTAATGGTTTTCGTAGTTCAAACTTCAAAAGCACTACCTTGATAAGGGGTGAGTTGTTTTTGTTTATCATTTGCAACGCTCTGTCAACACCAACATCCCACAGTTTCTTACTGGGAACATTATTGCTGCTGAGAATGGATGTATTCGGAACCTCTTTTCGTAACTTCACGATACTGGACGAAACCTGACTCATGGTTGCCTGAAGTGCATGTACCGCCTTCCCAAATGTCCACGAAAGGGAGTCATCCCATGCGATGGTAGTAACTAGCATTGAACTTCCTTCAAACTCATTAAACTCAACCTGTACTTTAATACACACACCCGCACCCAGCATGAGTCCTCTATACATGCTACAGGCCCAGATAATGAAGATAATaataagagtgaattgcaagttttgtcctttatctttaggccattttgcaagttttgtcctttatgtttaaatttgacgagttttgtcctttatgtttgaaaatcaagcacgttttaccctttgggccttaaaaatcaagcacgttttgtcctttatgtttaaaaatcaagcacgttttgtcctttatgtttaaaaaatcaagcacgttttgtccttaaaaatcaagcacgttttgccccaaagggtaaaacgtgcttgattttcaaacataaaggacaaaactcgtcaaatttaaacataaaggacaaaacttgcaaaatggcctaaagataaaggacaaaacttgcaattcactctaatgataataagagtaaattatgtttttggcccctgtggttatatcacttttactatattagcccaaaataagaatttttaacatatctgcccccatggtttctataactaaccattttgacccttaagtctagagatcatgggggccaaaatggttagttatagagaccatgggggctaaaatggttagacttaggggccaaaatggttagttatagataccatgggggcagatatgttaaaaattcttattttgggctaatatagtaaaagtgatataaccacaggggccaaaaacgtaatttactctaataataataagaaaCAAACAGGCTGCTTTACTTACCTGTGGAATCATGAAGAAGAATGACCCGAAAGCTTCCCATTCAGATGATATATTAGCCAATGCATCAAAACGGATAGCCCCGTAAGCACGGATCAACGGGCACTTCTTAGACAGGAACCTTCAGTTTAATTACTTATGGTTCAACATACATTACCTACAAAATGCATAGAATAGAATAAAACCATGTACCTCTTGATAGACCGCCAATCGTGGAGTGAAAAGGGGCTGACATGGCGAAAGAAGACAGCAGAACCCAGACCAGCAGTGCTGACCGGTGAGGAGTTTCGTGTAATCAACGAAGAACCGGAATTAGAAGGAAATCCGTTGATTTTTCTTTGGCTTCTTCCGGAGAAAAAACACCGAGGAAGATGCTGAAAATGTTGCTGACCATGCAGCCAGTCGATTGCTTCAATTTGCTGTTCAATTGGAACCTATAATTCATAAAAATATTCAGTAATTAATTTATTCagatataaataattaaatattattacaTTTATTTGTAACTTTATACTAAAACTGATTATTAACTAACAGACATCAAgtaaatgatttatttaaatttgttacacatttgtaaCTTCATACTAAAACCATGGTTGTAGAAATCCCGACTAGCCTCCGATTAGTcgccgattaatcgctagtcccaGGTTCACCGAGTAAATTTTATCTAATTGGTCAATTAATCAGTAGGCGGTTAACAGTGGTCAAATCCAGTCTTGGCCAAAACTCGGTGGTAGTCTAGCGATTCTGGCCAATTTTAGGCCAGATTCTTGACCAAAACCTGTAAATTCTGGCAATTAATCCTATCTACTTGAAAATATGGGTCGAATAACgtgttaaaacatgtctacttaaaaaaaatacataataaaattgtgtgtatatacatataaaactgaaaattacatataaagtcccaatccgattaatcccgatcaATCCCTGTTAATCCCGATGAATCGCTAGTCGGTACCTCACACGCCGACTAACGCCAAGCGATTCTTACAACCTTGAATAAAACTGATTATTAACTAACAGACATCAAGGAAATGATTTTTTAAATTCGTTACACATCAAAAGAAAAGAATTGCAAGTGTCATCACGTAAAAATGGCAACCAACCACATGTCACATTCTCATTGGCAACAATTACAAACAGATAAAACATATCACAAGTCAAGGAGACCCCTAAAGAAAGGCAGCTAAGAAACCATTGACACATAGCTAGCCAGTTAATTACCTCAAGCCTTATGATTCCAGACCCTAACAGCGGCGGGTCAAAGCCCAACTCGGTAATTGCAGAACTTAATCTTTCCATTGCCATTGCAGGGGTTGAAACGAACGGAAAAGTCCGAGTTTCGGTCATCCCCACAGGAGTTCTAGAGTCTCGAGATTGGCAACCGTTCATGGATAGTGAACAAAAATGGTTATATCTCTGATGCATAGGAAAACACCAAAGTAACAACATAAATTGAATAGTTAAAAACCTGAAtaatagggctgcaaacgaaccgaacgaacacgaacaggaCCTTgctcgtgttcgtttgttaagaaatatatgtgttcgcgaaccgttcacgaacacttattgaacgagattttatgtttgtgttcgtttgtaaaggaaatgaacttgttcgtgtttgtttttgtttgtttgttaattttaggcaacggaCAAAAACAAAAATTGACGAACACAAACGAACCCAAACAATTTTTCATGAACAAAATATctaatacactgacacttattagatatttaaatTGTCGGATTTTTTAAGTATTTTAAATa
Above is a window of Helianthus annuus cultivar XRQ/B chromosome 14, HanXRQr2.0-SUNRISE, whole genome shotgun sequence DNA encoding:
- the LOC110907858 gene encoding isochorismate synthase, chloroplastic-like isoform X3, whose amino-acid sequence is MMAAISTRHCIAHFMEPDSTKSNILDATRNTVYTPTQRYNHFCSLSMNGCQSRDSRTPVGMTETRTFPFVSTPAMAMERLSSAITELGFDPPLLGSGIIRLEVPIEQQIEAIDWLHGQQHFQHLPRCFFSGRSQRKINGFPSNSGSSLITRNSSPVSTAGLGSAVFFRHVSPFSLHDWRSIKRFLSKKCPLIRAYGAIRFDALANISSEWEAFGSFFFMIPQVEFNEFEGSSMLVTTIAWDDSLSWTFGKAVHALQATMSQVSSSIVKLRKEVPNTSILSSNNVPSKKLWDVGVDRALQMINKNNSPLIKVVLARSSVIRTAPDIDPLTWLATLQVESENAYQFCLQPPDAPSFIGNTPEQLFHRNRFDIYSEAMAGTRARGDSKALDLQIALDLLYSSKDDKEFSIVRECIKRNLEAVCTTILVEPEKTIRKLSRVQHLYARIRGRLRSEDDEFDILSSLHPTPAVCGFPTEEARVLIAETENFDRGMYAGPVGWFGGGESEFAVGIRSALVQKGLGALIYAGTGIVEGSCSSQEWDELELKTSQNKPLHSFS
- the LOC110907858 gene encoding isochorismate synthase, chloroplastic-like isoform X2 yields the protein MAAISTRHCIAHFMEPDSTKSNILDATRNTVYTPTQRYNHFCSLSMNGCQSRDSRTPVGMTETRTFPFVSTPAMAMERLSSAITELGFDPPLLGSGIIRLEVPIEQQIEAIDWLHGQQHFQHLPRCFFSGRSQRKINGFPSNSGSSLITRNSSPVSTAGLGSAVFFRHVSPFSLHDWRSIKRFLSKKCPLIRAYGAIRFDALANISSEWEAFGSFFFMIPQVEFNEFEGSSMLVTTIAWDDSLSWTFGKAVHALQATMSQVSSSIVKLRKEVPNTSILSSNNVPSKKLWDVGVDRALQMINKNNSPLIKVVLARSSVIRTAPDIDPLTWLATLQVESENAYQFCLQPPDAPSFIGNTPEQLFHRNRFDIYSEAMAGTRARGDSKALDLQIALDLLYSSKDDKEFSIVRECIKRNLEAVCTTILVEPEKTIRKLSRVQHLYARIRGRLRSEDDEFDILSSLHPTPAVCGFPTEEARVLIAETENFDRGMYAGPVGWFGGGESEFAVGIRSALVQKGLGALIYAGTGIVEGSCSSQEWDELELKTSQFTKLMNWSALS
- the LOC110907858 gene encoding isochorismate synthase, chloroplastic-like isoform X1, which codes for MMAAISTRHCIAHFMEPDSTKSNILDATRNTVYTPTQRYNHFCSLSMNGCQSRDSRTPVGMTETRTFPFVSTPAMAMERLSSAITELGFDPPLLGSGIIRLEVPIEQQIEAIDWLHGQQHFQHLPRCFFSGRSQRKINGFPSNSGSSLITRNSSPVSTAGLGSAVFFRHVSPFSLHDWRSIKRFLSKKCPLIRAYGAIRFDALANISSEWEAFGSFFFMIPQVEFNEFEGSSMLVTTIAWDDSLSWTFGKAVHALQATMSQVSSSIVKLRKEVPNTSILSSNNVPSKKLWDVGVDRALQMINKNNSPLIKVVLARSSVIRTAPDIDPLTWLATLQVESENAYQFCLQPPDAPSFIGNTPEQLFHRNRFDIYSEAMAGTRARGDSKALDLQIALDLLYSSKDDKEFSIVRECIKRNLEAVCTTILVEPEKTIRKLSRVQHLYARIRGRLRSEDDEFDILSSLHPTPAVCGFPTEEARVLIAETENFDRGMYAGPVGWFGGGESEFAVGIRSALVQKGLGALIYAGTGIVEGSCSSQEWDELELKTSQFTKLMNWSALS